One Sphingomicrobium sp. XHP0239 DNA segment encodes these proteins:
- a CDS encoding NAD(P)H-dependent flavin oxidoreductase, with protein MSLPPIFDTLRIPVIGAPLFIISHPALVIAQCKAGIVGSFPALNARPASQLDEWLAEISETLEAHNQANPDNPAAPFAVNQIVHPSNTRWEEDLKLCEKYKVPIVITSLGAREELNTAVHGWGGITLHDIINNRFANKALEKGADGLIAVASGAGGHAGNLSPFALIQEIRDFFDGPLFLSGAIAHGGAVLAAQAMGADGAYIGSPFIATHEARAMDDYKQEIVDSGADDIVGSSLFTGVYGNYLKGSITKAGMDPDNLPESDPSQMNFGGAKAWKDIWGSGQGIGRVKEVMGAGDLVAKLADEYADARARLAR; from the coding sequence ATGAGCCTGCCCCCCATCTTCGACACGCTGCGCATCCCCGTGATCGGCGCACCGCTCTTCATCATCTCGCATCCCGCGTTGGTGATCGCGCAATGCAAGGCGGGGATCGTCGGCAGCTTTCCGGCACTGAACGCCCGCCCCGCGAGCCAGCTCGACGAATGGCTGGCCGAGATCAGCGAGACGCTCGAGGCGCACAACCAGGCCAATCCCGACAATCCGGCGGCGCCCTTCGCGGTCAATCAGATCGTCCATCCGTCCAACACCCGATGGGAGGAAGACCTCAAGCTGTGCGAGAAATACAAGGTCCCGATCGTCATTACCTCGCTCGGTGCACGCGAGGAGCTGAATACGGCGGTGCACGGATGGGGCGGGATCACGCTCCACGACATCATCAACAACCGCTTCGCCAACAAGGCGCTGGAGAAGGGCGCCGACGGCCTGATCGCGGTCGCTTCCGGCGCGGGCGGTCATGCGGGCAATCTGTCGCCCTTCGCGTTGATCCAGGAGATCCGGGATTTCTTCGATGGCCCGCTCTTCCTGTCGGGCGCGATCGCACATGGCGGGGCGGTCCTCGCGGCGCAGGCGATGGGAGCCGATGGCGCCTATATCGGCTCACCCTTCATCGCCACGCACGAAGCGCGGGCGATGGACGACTATAAGCAGGAAATCGTCGACAGCGGCGCGGACGACATCGTCGGCTCGTCGCTCTTCACCGGGGTCTACGGCAATTATCTGAAAGGCTCGATCACCAAGGCCGGGATGGACCCCGACAATCTGCCGGAGAGCGATCCTTCGCAGATGAACTTCGGCGGCGCGAAGGCGTGGAAGGACATCTGGGGGTCGGGTCAGGGCATCGGTCGCGTGAAGGAAGTGATGGGCGCGGGCGACCTCGTCGCGAAACTCGCCGACGAATATGCCGACGCCAGAGCGCGGCTAGCCCGCTAG
- the apaG gene encoding Co2+/Mg2+ efflux protein ApaG, which translates to MTETPLSGTLEAFFPYSATTGDVTVRVSVNFMPEQSSPADNRWFWAYHVRIENGRDQPVQLISRHWVIKDGLGVRHEVRGEGVVGEMPVIAPGGSHDYVSGCPLDTSEGSMVGSFQLIDAEGKGFEVAIPLFELDSARA; encoded by the coding sequence ATGACCGAAACTCCGCTCTCCGGTACGCTCGAGGCCTTTTTTCCCTATTCGGCGACGACGGGCGACGTCACCGTCAGGGTCAGCGTGAATTTCATGCCCGAGCAATCCTCGCCCGCGGACAATCGCTGGTTCTGGGCCTATCATGTGCGGATCGAGAACGGACGCGATCAGCCGGTGCAACTGATCAGCCGGCACTGGGTCATCAAGGATGGTCTGGGTGTGCGGCACGAAGTGCGGGGCGAAGGCGTGGTCGGCGAGATGCCGGTGATCGCGCCGGGGGGCAGCCACGATTACGTCTCGGGATGCCCGCTCGACACGTCCGAAGGCTCGATGGTCGGCAGTTTCCAGCTCATCGATGCCGAGGGCAAGGGGTTCGAGGTCGCCATCCCCCTGTTCGAACTGGACAGTGCGCGCGCCTGA
- the uvrC gene encoding excinuclease ABC subunit UvrC: protein MSKADRPDRPDAKERFDEEKATATVKGAGKPDLDAGVKAIRDTVRTLPGRPGVYRMLDERGDVLYVGKARALKSRVVNYTQVKQLSKRLQRMVAQTRSMTIVTTQTEAEALLLEAQLIKRFRPPYNVLLRDDKSFPFILLREDHDFPQVRLHRGARRTKGQYYGPFASAGSVRKTLNGLQKIFQLRSCSDGFFRGRDRPCLLYQIKRCSGPCVGRISPEDYAADVADAKAFLAGKSTGVQDKLGKQMAAAAEKQDFELAAIYRDRLRSLTYIQGSQTIHAEGLGDADVFAAARKAGTLCVQAFFIRGGQNWGHRAFFPTHIEGLEPAEVMADFLMQFYEEVPPPKAVLVDDLPAEHELIAEALSERAERKVVVTQPQRGPRRKLIEQARRNAEEALDRRMAETTTQAKLLRDLADTFELEDPPERIEVYDNSHIMGTNAVGAMIVATPEGFKKNNYRKFNIKSDITPGDDFGMMKEVLTRRFARLAKEDPTREKGDWPDLLLIDGGKGQLSSVMQIMEEAGVEDVPVVGVAKGPDRNAGREVFHLPGGREITFPTNAPLLFYLQRLRDEAHRFAIGSHRQKRAKSFTGSTLDDVPGVGPNRKRSLLMHFGTAKAVKSAGLQDLERAPGISKAVARQVYDYFHPRG from the coding sequence GTGAGCAAGGCGGATCGACCCGACAGACCGGACGCGAAAGAGCGTTTCGACGAGGAAAAGGCTACCGCGACCGTCAAGGGGGCGGGCAAGCCCGATCTCGACGCGGGGGTGAAGGCGATCCGCGATACGGTGCGGACGCTGCCGGGCCGCCCGGGTGTCTATCGGATGCTCGATGAGCGCGGCGACGTCCTTTACGTGGGCAAGGCGCGGGCGCTGAAATCGCGGGTCGTCAACTACACGCAGGTCAAACAGCTCTCCAAGCGTCTCCAGCGGATGGTCGCGCAGACGCGCTCCATGACCATCGTCACGACCCAGACCGAGGCCGAGGCGCTGCTGCTCGAAGCGCAACTGATCAAGCGCTTCCGTCCGCCGTACAACGTGTTGCTCCGCGACGATAAGAGTTTCCCCTTCATCCTGCTGCGCGAGGATCATGACTTTCCGCAGGTGCGTCTGCATCGCGGCGCACGGCGGACCAAGGGGCAATATTACGGGCCGTTCGCCAGCGCGGGATCGGTGCGCAAGACGCTGAACGGCCTGCAGAAGATCTTCCAGCTGCGCAGTTGTTCGGATGGCTTCTTCCGCGGGCGCGACCGGCCCTGCCTGCTCTATCAGATCAAGCGCTGTTCTGGGCCGTGCGTGGGGCGGATCAGTCCTGAGGATTATGCCGCCGACGTGGCCGACGCGAAGGCGTTTCTCGCGGGCAAGTCGACGGGCGTCCAGGACAAGCTCGGCAAGCAGATGGCGGCGGCGGCGGAGAAGCAGGACTTCGAACTCGCCGCCATCTACCGCGACCGGCTGCGCTCGCTCACCTACATCCAGGGGTCGCAGACCATTCATGCCGAGGGACTGGGTGATGCCGACGTGTTCGCCGCCGCGCGCAAGGCGGGGACGCTATGCGTGCAGGCCTTCTTCATCCGCGGTGGGCAGAACTGGGGACACCGGGCCTTCTTCCCGACGCATATCGAAGGGCTGGAGCCCGCCGAGGTCATGGCCGACTTCCTGATGCAGTTCTACGAGGAGGTGCCGCCGCCCAAGGCCGTGCTCGTCGACGACTTGCCGGCCGAGCACGAACTGATCGCCGAAGCGTTGAGCGAACGCGCCGAACGAAAGGTCGTGGTGACGCAGCCGCAGCGCGGTCCACGCCGCAAGCTGATCGAGCAGGCGCGCCGCAACGCCGAGGAAGCGCTCGACCGCCGGATGGCCGAGACGACGACGCAGGCCAAGCTGCTGCGCGACCTCGCCGATACGTTCGAACTAGAAGACCCGCCCGAGCGGATCGAGGTCTACGACAACAGCCATATCATGGGCACGAACGCGGTCGGCGCGATGATCGTGGCGACACCCGAGGGTTTCAAGAAGAACAATTATCGCAAGTTCAACATCAAGTCCGACATCACGCCTGGCGATGATTTCGGGATGATGAAGGAGGTTCTGACCCGCCGTTTCGCGCGCCTCGCCAAGGAAGATCCCACGCGCGAAAAGGGTGACTGGCCCGACCTGCTGCTGATCGACGGGGGCAAGGGGCAGTTGTCGAGCGTGATGCAGATCATGGAGGAAGCGGGCGTCGAGGACGTGCCGGTCGTCGGTGTCGCCAAGGGCCCCGACCGCAACGCGGGGCGCGAGGTGTTCCATTTGCCGGGCGGGCGCGAAATTACCTTTCCGACCAACGCGCCGCTTCTCTTCTACCTCCAGCGGCTCCGCGACGAGGCGCACCGCTTCGCGATCGGATCGCACCGCCAGAAGCGCGCGAAGAGTTTCACCGGATCGACCCTCGACGATGTGCCGGGCGTCGGCCCCAATCGCAAACGCTCGCTGCTGATGCATTTCGGGACGGCCAAGGCGGTCAAGTCGGCGGGACTGCAGGATCTCGAGCGGGCGCCGGGAATCAGCAAGGCGGTCGCGCGGCAGGTCTACGATTATTTCCATCCGCGCGGGTAG
- the dksA gene encoding RNA polymerase-binding protein DksA, whose translation MATALHDLNGEPKFDEITLEDDYRPSNEEEFMCDRHRAYFLAKLKEWKESIVEESRATLAQLQIDSLREPDLADRASSETDWSLELRTRDRQRKLIGKIDAAIRRLYSDEYGYCSVTGDPISLQRLEARPIATMTLEAQEKHERTERVSRDERTD comes from the coding sequence ATGGCGACGGCGCTTCACGACCTGAACGGCGAACCGAAATTCGACGAAATCACGCTCGAGGACGACTATCGTCCCTCGAACGAGGAAGAGTTCATGTGCGACCGGCATCGCGCCTATTTCCTCGCGAAATTGAAGGAATGGAAGGAATCCATCGTCGAAGAGAGCCGCGCCACGCTCGCGCAGCTCCAGATCGACAGCCTTCGCGAACCCGACCTCGCCGACCGCGCGTCGAGCGAGACCGACTGGAGCCTGGAGCTTCGGACCCGCGACCGTCAGCGCAAGCTGATCGGGAAGATCGACGCCGCAATCCGTCGGCTTTATTCGGACGAGTACGGCTATTGCAGCGTGACTGGCGATCCCATCTCGCTGCAGCGTCTGGAGGCGCGCCCGATCGCGACGATGACCCTGGAGGCGCAGGAAAAGCACGAGCGCACCGAGCGCGTGAGCCGCGACGAACGCACCGACTGA
- a CDS encoding iron-containing alcohol dehydrogenase translates to MAQWQFNPGPVILGGEDVAPRLAEALPEGDCLFVTDTHMIESGLAAPFRDAMAAAGQEVHVYDAVEADPSRDTLEAATRMGTEAAVTHVVGFGGGSPMDVAKLAAYLIGSGDDLDDIWGVEQASGKGLPLALVPTTAGTGSEATPVSIITCEGGEKRGVNARAIGATWAALDPGLTVGKPRALTAATGIDAMVHAIEAFTSAKAKNPLSDMLAKQALKLLADNLLTACETPDNRDARAAMLLGAHLAGLAFANAPVAGVHALAYPLGGLYHLPHGLSNALMLRPVLEHNSEAARELYAELAPIIDPDCEGEASQGRTQRLIAKLEELVVASGLKPRLRDHDIPREDIPTLAREAMKQQRLLVNNPCPIDEDDAARLYEAAW, encoded by the coding sequence ATGGCACAATGGCAATTCAATCCGGGTCCGGTCATCCTCGGCGGCGAGGATGTGGCGCCGCGACTCGCGGAGGCACTGCCCGAGGGCGACTGCCTGTTCGTCACCGACACCCACATGATCGAGAGCGGCCTGGCCGCTCCGTTCCGCGATGCGATGGCGGCCGCTGGTCAGGAGGTTCACGTCTATGACGCGGTCGAGGCCGATCCCTCGCGCGATACCCTCGAGGCGGCGACGCGAATGGGCACGGAGGCGGCGGTCACCCACGTCGTCGGGTTCGGTGGAGGCAGCCCGATGGATGTCGCCAAGCTGGCCGCCTACCTGATCGGATCGGGAGATGATCTGGACGACATCTGGGGCGTGGAGCAGGCGAGCGGGAAGGGGCTGCCCCTCGCACTGGTGCCGACCACGGCGGGGACCGGTTCGGAAGCCACGCCCGTGTCGATCATCACCTGTGAGGGCGGAGAGAAGCGCGGGGTCAACGCCCGCGCGATCGGTGCGACCTGGGCGGCGCTCGATCCCGGGCTGACGGTCGGCAAACCGCGAGCGCTGACCGCCGCAACGGGGATCGACGCGATGGTCCACGCAATCGAGGCGTTCACATCGGCCAAGGCGAAGAACCCGCTGAGCGACATGCTGGCGAAACAGGCGCTGAAGCTGCTCGCCGACAATCTGCTGACCGCGTGCGAGACGCCGGACAACCGGGACGCCCGCGCGGCGATGCTGCTGGGTGCGCATCTCGCGGGGCTGGCGTTTGCCAACGCACCGGTCGCGGGGGTGCATGCGCTCGCCTATCCCCTTGGCGGGCTTTATCACCTGCCGCACGGCCTCTCGAACGCGCTGATGCTGCGCCCGGTGCTGGAGCATAACAGCGAAGCGGCGCGCGAGCTGTACGCCGAACTCGCCCCGATCATCGACCCGGACTGCGAAGGGGAGGCAAGTCAGGGACGCACGCAGCGGCTGATCGCGAAGCTCGAGGAACTGGTCGTCGCGAGCGGTCTGAAGCCGCGGCTGCGCGACCACGACATCCCGCGCGAGGATATCCCGACGCTGGCGCGCGAGGCGATGAAGCAGCAACGCCTGCTGGTGAACAATCCCTGTCCTATCGATGAGGACGACGCCGCCCGCCTTTACGAGGCGGCGTGGTGA
- a CDS encoding DUF1465 family protein, protein MGERMDQANDKGDGEELRLTPRLVDSLYTEAMVLADEARTYFDGAGRVDRDGLVATARVGFACESLKVTTRIMHIVAWLLTQRAVEAGEIARGGSAVIERRLGHANPFDEALVEHFPEQAQRLIRESADLYERVKRLDEQAHEPGAAPSPARELMGRLRQDLSDGRLDR, encoded by the coding sequence ATGGGCGAACGGATGGACCAGGCGAACGACAAGGGTGACGGCGAGGAATTGCGCCTGACGCCGCGGCTGGTCGACAGTCTCTACACCGAAGCGATGGTGCTGGCCGACGAGGCGCGGACCTATTTCGACGGGGCCGGGCGGGTCGATCGCGACGGGCTGGTCGCCACCGCGCGGGTCGGATTCGCCTGCGAATCATTGAAGGTCACGACGCGAATCATGCATATCGTCGCCTGGCTGCTGACCCAGCGGGCGGTCGAGGCGGGGGAGATCGCCCGCGGCGGCAGCGCGGTGATCGAGCGGCGCCTGGGCCATGCCAACCCGTTCGACGAAGCCCTCGTCGAACATTTTCCCGAACAGGCGCAACGGCTGATACGCGAGAGCGCCGATCTCTACGAGCGGGTCAAGCGGCTGGACGAACAGGCGCACGAGCCCGGCGCGGCCCCGAGCCCGGCGCGCGAGTTGATGGGGCGGTTGCGTCAGGACTTGTCGGACGGACGCCTCGACCGCTAG
- the recO gene encoding DNA repair protein RecO: MRLSLDAIIVAVRDHGERGAVVRGLSRNEGLVAAYVRGAHGRRMGPTLLPGNIVRLDLSARSENELPQASVELVVSRGPLLGEPLPAAAIEWSCALVASSLPERQPYPAIADGFAALLDAVASAAAAREWASGLVRFELLLLSELGYGLDLSGCAVTGEADDLVAVSPRSGRAVSRGAAEPYGDKLLPLPAFLFEGGAGEWPAILDGLTLSGHFIERDLLTDRAARALDARERLLTRLRRAAGLA; encoded by the coding sequence ATGCGGCTGAGCCTCGACGCGATCATCGTCGCGGTTCGCGATCATGGCGAACGTGGTGCGGTGGTGCGCGGCCTGTCGCGGAACGAGGGGCTGGTCGCAGCTTATGTGCGCGGGGCGCACGGTCGGCGAATGGGGCCGACTCTCCTGCCGGGAAACATCGTCCGTCTCGATCTGTCGGCACGCAGCGAGAACGAACTGCCGCAAGCGAGCGTCGAACTGGTGGTGTCGCGCGGGCCGCTCCTCGGCGAGCCGCTCCCTGCGGCGGCGATCGAATGGAGCTGCGCGCTGGTCGCCAGTAGCCTGCCCGAGCGCCAACCCTATCCCGCGATCGCCGACGGCTTCGCCGCGCTGCTCGATGCCGTCGCCAGTGCGGCCGCGGCGCGGGAATGGGCGAGCGGGCTGGTGCGGTTCGAACTGCTTTTGCTCTCCGAACTTGGCTACGGGCTCGACCTGTCCGGGTGCGCGGTGACGGGTGAAGCCGACGACTTGGTCGCGGTCAGCCCCCGTTCGGGCCGCGCCGTGAGCCGGGGGGCGGCCGAACCCTATGGCGACAAGCTGCTGCCCTTGCCCGCGTTCCTGTTCGAAGGCGGGGCGGGAGAGTGGCCCGCGATCCTCGACGGCCTGACCCTTTCGGGCCATTTCATCGAGCGCGATCTCCTGACCGATCGTGCGGCACGAGCGCTCGATGCGAGAGAACGGCTGCTTACGCGCTTGCGCCGTGCGGCCGGACTCGCCTAG
- a CDS encoding DUF465 domain-containing protein: MNDDDPLVLLAAMRAEHRRLDAEIARAERAGNSDLFELARLKKAKLKLKDEIAALADDTTPDIIA; this comes from the coding sequence ATGAACGACGATGATCCTCTCGTCCTGCTGGCCGCGATGCGCGCGGAACACCGGCGACTCGATGCCGAAATCGCGCGCGCCGAAAGGGCGGGAAACAGCGATCTTTTCGAGCTGGCGCGATTGAAGAAGGCGAAGTTGAAACTGAAGGACGAGATTGCGGCGCTGGCCGACGACACCACGCCAGATATCATCGCGTGA
- a CDS encoding metallophosphoesterase family protein produces MAKHTSSTPDPTPALKPGKRVYAIGDVHGCDKELKRLLKRIAKDLDGYEGKSTIVFLGDYIDRGPDSAGVVERLLSDDLPGDRQIFLKGNHEAAMLEALEGKALGWLAYGGIQTLESYGVDKKALFNTPSVKKLISRHVPDAHLDFFRTLKTSKKIGRYLFVHAGIRPGVPLEDQKERDLIWIRDDFLSSKKDHGLIVVHGHTVSEEPQKKKNRIGLDTGCYASGTLTAARLEGDAVDFLTS; encoded by the coding sequence ATGGCCAAACACACGTCTTCGACCCCCGATCCCACACCTGCGCTCAAACCCGGCAAGCGCGTGTATGCGATCGGCGACGTGCATGGGTGCGACAAGGAGCTGAAGCGGTTGCTGAAACGCATCGCGAAGGACCTCGATGGCTATGAGGGCAAATCGACGATCGTCTTTTTGGGCGACTATATCGACCGCGGGCCCGACAGCGCGGGTGTCGTCGAACGGCTGCTGAGCGACGATCTTCCGGGCGACAGGCAGATTTTCCTGAAGGGTAATCACGAGGCGGCGATGCTCGAGGCACTGGAGGGAAAGGCGCTGGGCTGGCTTGCCTATGGCGGCATCCAGACGCTCGAAAGCTATGGCGTCGACAAGAAGGCGTTGTTCAATACGCCGTCGGTCAAGAAGCTCATCAGTCGTCACGTCCCCGACGCGCATCTCGACTTCTTTCGCACCCTTAAGACCTCGAAGAAGATCGGTCGCTATCTGTTCGTTCATGCGGGGATCCGGCCCGGCGTCCCGCTGGAGGATCAAAAGGAACGTGACCTGATCTGGATCCGCGACGATTTCCTGTCGTCGAAGAAGGATCACGGCCTGATCGTCGTCCACGGCCACACGGTCAGCGAGGAACCCCAGAAGAAGAAGAACCGCATCGGTCTCGACACCGGATGCTACGCGTCCGGAACGCTCACCGCGGCACGGCTCGAAGGCGACGCGGTCGATTTTCTGACGAGCTAG
- a CDS encoding YdcH family protein, whose translation MENAHVAALSEKHHKLDHQIEVEEHRPQPDTALIQRLKREKLRLKDEISES comes from the coding sequence ATGGAAAATGCGCATGTCGCGGCTCTTAGCGAAAAGCATCACAAGCTGGACCACCAGATCGAAGTGGAAGAGCATCGCCCCCAGCCCGACACGGCCCTGATCCAGCGTCTGAAGCGAGAGAAATTACGACTGAAAGACGAAATCAGCGAGAGCTGA
- a CDS encoding UDP-glucose dehydrogenase family protein, translated as MRIVVIGTGYVGLVSGACFADFGHQVTCVDKDPKKIEMLEDGVMPIWEPGLERLVEANVTKGRLTFTTELAPALPEADAVFIAVGTPSRRGDGHADLTYVFAAVEELAQALKHPVVVVTKSTVPVGTGDKIAAILKEEGAPEGCTVASNPEFLREGAAIADFKHPDRILIGADDDGARTVLREIYRPLFLNKAPMLFVSRRTAELTKYAANAFLATKISFINEMADLCEAVGADVQDVARGIGLDNRIGPKFLHAGPGYGGSCFPKDTLALLKTAEEAGVDSKIVSAVVKVNDDRKNAMAARVEKALGGSVSGKTIAVLGLTFKPNTDDMRDAPSIPLVNMLCESGATVRAFDPVGIDMAKKHMPDGVHYAENAEAATDGADVLVIVTEWDEFRALDLAGIADRMNGNQLVDLRNIYDAAEAERAGFVYTGIGR; from the coding sequence TTGAGAATCGTCGTTATCGGAACCGGTTACGTGGGCCTCGTTTCGGGCGCCTGTTTCGCCGATTTCGGGCACCAGGTGACCTGCGTCGACAAGGATCCCAAGAAGATCGAGATGCTCGAGGATGGCGTCATGCCGATCTGGGAACCGGGTCTGGAACGCCTGGTCGAAGCCAACGTGACCAAAGGACGGTTGACCTTCACCACCGAACTCGCGCCCGCGCTGCCGGAGGCCGATGCGGTGTTCATCGCGGTCGGCACCCCCTCGCGCCGCGGCGACGGTCATGCCGATCTCACCTATGTCTTCGCCGCGGTGGAGGAACTGGCGCAGGCGCTGAAGCACCCCGTGGTCGTCGTCACCAAGTCGACCGTTCCCGTCGGGACCGGCGACAAGATCGCCGCGATTCTGAAGGAAGAAGGCGCGCCTGAAGGCTGCACCGTTGCCTCGAATCCCGAATTCCTCCGCGAAGGCGCCGCCATCGCGGACTTCAAGCACCCCGACCGCATCCTCATCGGCGCCGATGACGATGGCGCCCGCACGGTGCTGCGCGAAATCTACCGCCCGCTCTTCCTCAACAAGGCCCCAATGCTCTTCGTTAGCCGCCGCACGGCCGAGCTGACGAAATATGCCGCGAACGCCTTCCTCGCGACCAAGATCAGCTTCATCAACGAGATGGCCGACCTGTGCGAAGCCGTCGGAGCGGACGTGCAGGACGTCGCGCGCGGCATCGGGCTCGATAACCGCATCGGTCCCAAGTTCCTCCACGCCGGCCCCGGTTATGGCGGAAGCTGCTTTCCCAAGGACACGCTGGCGCTGCTCAAGACTGCCGAGGAAGCCGGCGTCGATAGCAAGATCGTCAGTGCGGTCGTGAAGGTGAACGACGATCGCAAGAACGCCATGGCGGCGCGCGTCGAGAAAGCCCTGGGCGGCAGTGTGTCGGGCAAGACCATCGCCGTCCTCGGCCTGACCTTCAAACCCAACACCGACGACATGCGCGACGCGCCGTCGATCCCGCTCGTCAACATGCTCTGCGAGAGTGGCGCGACCGTTCGCGCCTTCGATCCGGTCGGTATCGACATGGCGAAGAAGCATATGCCCGACGGCGTGCACTATGCCGAGAATGCCGAGGCGGCGACCGACGGCGCCGACGTCTTGGTCATCGTCACCGAATGGGACGAATTCCGTGCCCTCGACCTCGCCGGCATCGCCGATCGCATGAACGGCAATCAACTGGTCGATCTGCGCAACATCTACGACGCTGCGGAGGCCGAACGGGCAGGCTTCGTCTATACCGGTATCGGTCGGTAG
- the surE gene encoding 5'/3'-nucleotidase SurE, whose amino-acid sequence MRILLTNDDGIHAPGFSVLEEIAAPFASELWAIAPAEEQSGAGHSLTLHSPLRIRKHGDRRFAVAGTPTDAVMLALGHLMKDNRPDLILSGVNRGANLGEDVTYSGTVSAAMEGTLAGIPAIALSQCSMAPGTSDGVKWDAVREWAPKVLDRLIDALPPRGTLLNVNFPPLPADEVRGIKVCEQGFRDMSRLKVIERKDPRGFRYYWFGTGETVETPGHRTDLEVIADGYVAVSPLHLDLTHHASLEKYRGLFA is encoded by the coding sequence ATGCGCATCCTTCTTACCAACGACGACGGCATCCACGCCCCCGGCTTTTCCGTGCTCGAGGAAATCGCCGCCCCCTTCGCGAGCGAACTGTGGGCGATCGCTCCGGCCGAGGAACAATCGGGCGCGGGGCACAGCCTCACGCTCCACTCTCCCCTCCGCATCCGCAAGCACGGGGATCGACGGTTCGCGGTCGCGGGCACCCCGACCGATGCCGTCATGCTGGCGCTCGGCCATCTGATGAAGGACAATCGGCCCGATCTCATCCTCTCAGGGGTCAACCGCGGCGCCAATCTGGGCGAAGACGTGACCTACTCGGGGACCGTCTCGGCGGCGATGGAAGGAACGCTCGCAGGCATTCCGGCCATCGCGCTCAGCCAGTGCAGCATGGCGCCGGGCACCAGCGACGGCGTCAAGTGGGACGCAGTTCGCGAATGGGCCCCCAAGGTTCTGGACCGGTTGATCGACGCCCTCCCCCCGCGCGGCACCTTGCTCAACGTGAACTTCCCCCCGCTGCCTGCCGACGAGGTGCGCGGCATCAAGGTGTGCGAACAGGGCTTTCGCGACATGTCGCGGCTGAAGGTCATCGAGCGCAAGGATCCGCGCGGGTTTCGCTACTATTGGTTCGGCACCGGCGAGACGGTCGAGACCCCCGGTCATCGCACCGACCTCGAAGTCATCGCCGACGGCTACGTCGCGGTTTCGCCGCTCCACCTCGACCTCACGCATCACGCCAGCCTCGAGAAATATCGCGGCCTATTCGCCTAG
- a CDS encoding acyl-CoA thioesterase, whose protein sequence is MSDRPDPRPRGYYRHFAPQATRWNDNDPYGHVNNSVHYFWFDSAVNGWMIERGMLDIAGETIGLVVETGCRYFAPLAYPQKVEIGLRIARLGGSSLTWHLGVFAEGAATPAAEGHFTHVIVDAGTRRPKSMPDDWRSAYETLAG, encoded by the coding sequence GTGAGCGATCGGCCCGATCCGCGTCCGCGCGGTTATTACCGTCATTTTGCGCCTCAGGCGACGCGCTGGAACGACAACGACCCTTACGGCCACGTCAACAACAGCGTTCATTACTTCTGGTTTGACAGCGCGGTGAACGGGTGGATGATCGAACGCGGCATGCTCGACATTGCGGGCGAGACGATCGGGCTCGTGGTCGAGACGGGGTGCCGCTATTTCGCACCGCTCGCCTATCCCCAGAAGGTCGAGATCGGACTCCGCATCGCCCGTCTAGGCGGATCGAGCTTGACGTGGCATCTCGGCGTGTTCGCCGAGGGCGCAGCGACGCCCGCAGCGGAGGGGCATTTCACCCATGTGATCGTCGATGCCGGGACGCGCCGCCCCAAGTCGATGCCGGACGACTGGCGTTCGGCCTACGAGACGCTAGCGGGCTAG